A window of the Gossypium hirsutum isolate 1008001.06 chromosome A05, Gossypium_hirsutum_v2.1, whole genome shotgun sequence genome harbors these coding sequences:
- the LOC107907533 gene encoding chloroplast envelope membrane protein yields MTTSTVYFSHNLKLPLTSLFSVAWRNQPSFFVRFSCKRKRFCGFVANAENGNNEYSRKRKTNWWGRFFFEDEGNWLGLKDDDMVEEVGDVLSDSEEDEDLLGGGKFEAWKRRAEAIIELRQAQEDMRNEESRRWEDWIVVADGDDNKLGSANDWDDGGGGGGLGVGVGEENGNGLVRSVRDLVIGSGDEDVLYEDRVFRYASFNSAKFLAALLIVPLALDLVVHDFVLMPFLDRYVKTVPLAAEILDVRRNQKLEMVKQLQVEKARFRFEVEIGKSPPLSDEELWWELRRKALDLRDEFRLENRKAFANIWSDMVFGISLFLVLHLNQSKVALLKFAGYKIISNISDTGKAFLIILITDIFLGYHSESGWQTLLEIIVEHYGLQVDQSAITIFVCLIPVVIDACVKLWLFKFLPRLSPRVSNIFREMKRH; encoded by the exons ATGACCACTTCCACGGTGTACTTTAGCCACAATTTAAAGCTACCCCTAACCTCCTTATTCTCTGTCGCTTGGCGTAATCAACCTAGTTTTTTTGTTCGATTCAGTTGCAAACGAAAACGGTTTTGTGGGTTCGTCGCAAATGCGGAAAATGGCAATAACGAATATTCTAGGAAAAGGAAAACAAACTGGTGGGGAAGGTTCTTTTTCGAGGATGAAGGTAATTGGCTTGGTCTCAAGGACGATGACATGGTGGAGGAAGTTGGGGATGTGTTGTCAGATTCGGAGGAGGATGAGGACTTGTTAGGGGGAGGCAAATTTGAGGCATGGAAGAGGAGGGCTGAAGCCATAATCGAGTTGAGGCAAGCGCAAGAAGATATGAGGAATGAGGAGAGCAGAAGATGGGAAGATTGGATTGTTGTTGCGGATGGGGATGATAACAAGCTTGGTTCTGCAAATGACTGGGATGATGGTGGCGGTGGAGGTGGCCTTGGCGTTGGCGTTGGGGAGGAAAACGGAAACGGTTTGGTTCGGTCTGTCAGAGATTTGGTTATTGGGAGTGGAGATGAGGATGTCTTGTACGAGGATCGTGTTTTTCGATATGCCTCCTTCAATTCG GCTAAGTTTTTGGCAGCGCTGTTAATTGTACCCTTGGCCTTGGATTTGGTGGTTCATGACTTTGTTCTTATGCCGTTTTTGGACAG ATATGTGAAGACTGTGCCATTGGCAGCAGAGATTCTGGATGTCAGAAGAAATCAAAAGCTTGAAATGGTTAAGCAACTACAGGTTGAAAAAGCAAGGTTCCGTTTTGAGGTGGAGATAGGTAAATCTCCTCCTCTTTCAGACGAAGAACTTTGGTGGGAATTGCGGCGTAAAGC GTTAGACTTACGAGACGAGTTCAGATTAGAGAACCGTAAAGCATTTGCCAACATATGGTCAGATATGGTATTTGGCATTTCACTGTTCCTTGTCTTACACCTCAATCAAAGTAAG GTGGCTTTGCTGAAATTTGCAGGTtacaaaataataagtaatatttCAGATACTGGAAAGGCATTTCTCATTATACTGATTACAGACATTTTTTTAGG GTATCATTCTGAATCGGGTTGGCAGACTTTGCTTGAGATAATTGTTGAGCATTATGGACTCCAAGTTGATCAGTCTGCTATAACGATTTTTGTCTGCCTGATTCCGGTTGTTATTGATGCTTGTGTGAAGCTTTGG TTGTTCAAGTTTCTTCCCAGGTTATCCCCAAGAGTTTCAAATATATTCCGGGAAATGAAACGCCATTAG